GAATTAATGCCAACGCATTTTCTCCAGAAACCAAAAATTCACCCATATGACTTACATCAAAAACACCCACAGACTCTCTAACAGTTAAATGTTCTGCAGTAACACCTTCATAAGATACAGGCATATTAAAACCTGCAAAAGGCACCATTTTTGCTCCTAATTTTTCGTGAACTTTGTGTAAGGCAATATTTCTCATTGTATAAATTCTTTAATTTTTTGCTAAATTATTGAAAAAATCATAATAAATGCACATTAAAATTCTGTTAATATTCATATTTCAAAAAATAAATAATAGTACATTTGAAATCATAAACGAAATCTACTATCTATGAAAAGTTTAAAATTCTTAACCATTTTATTTATAACATTCAGTTTAAATTTTGTAGCCCAAACTCCAACTGATTTTTTATCGAAAGATTTTCATAAAGAAAGACGCGAACTTCTGCGCTCTAAAATGCCTGAAAATTCTGTAACTGTTGTTTTTGCAAATCCTTTAAGAAATAGAGCAAATGATGTAGATTATGTATTTCATCAAGACCCAAATTTTTATTACTTAACGGGTTATAGAGAGCCAAATGGAGTTTTAGTTATTTTTTCTGATGATCAAACAGCTGAAGATGGAACTAGTTATAATGAAATTTTATACGTGCAGGAAAGAGATGAAAGAGCAGAACAATGGAATGGAAAACGTTTAGGAGTTGAAGGTGCCAAAAAAGAGTTAGGTTTTGAAATGGCTATGAATGCTAGTGAGTTTTTAAAAACCAACATCGATTTTAAAAGTTTTGACAACGTTTATATTGAAAAATTTAATGACGATTATAGAGATTTAGGTGGTGCAGATATTTTTAATTTGGTAAAGAATTTTAAAATAAATGCAGGTTATGATCCTTCTTTATTTTTATCTAACATGCAAAAATATGTGTATAATAATATAGCAGAAACACCAATTGAAAGTAATGCAAATGTGATTAACATTATTGATAGATTGGCAATTAGATCTCCAGAAATTAATAATGACGAATTAATTAAAGGTTACAAATCTGCAACTACAGACGATTTGAAGAAAGAGTATCAACAGAAAATAACGTTGGCATTGCAACCAAAAACAAATATCGACTTAACTTTTTTATCAGCAAATATGGCTACAATGCGTGAAGTTAAAACAGCTGCTGAAGTTAAATTGATAACGAAGGCTGTAAGAATTTCTGCTGTTGGACAAATTGAAGTGATGAAAGCCATGAAACCTCACATGTCTGAAACTGAATTACAAGGAATCCACGAATTTGTGTACAAAAAATATGGAGCAGAATATGAAGGATACCCAAGTATTGTGGGTGCAGGCAATAATGGTTGTATTTTACATTATATAGAAAATAATCAAACAAAAGTTGGTAATGAATTAGTTTTGATGGATTTAGGTGCAGAATATAGAGGCTACACAGCAGATGTAACTCGCACAATTCCTGCAAATGGAAAGTTTACCAAAGAACAAAAGCAAATTTATGATATTGTTTATGATGCTCAAGAAGCTGGCATTGCTTTGTATACAATTGGTTCAAAAATGTCTGCGCCAAATGTAGCAGCAAGAAAAATTGTAAATGAAGGTTTGTATAAATTAGGGATTATAAAATCTGTAGATGAAAGACACAATTATTTTCCTCATGGAACGTCACATCATATTGGTTTAGATGTACACGATCCAGGAAATTATAGAAATTTTGAAGAAAATATGATTGTTACCATGGAACCTGGAATTTACATTCCTGATGGCAGTCCTTGTGATAAAAAATGGTGGGGAATTGGTATAAGAATTGAAGATGATATTTTAGTAACTAAAAATGGACCTATAAACTTGTCTGCAGAAGCACCAAGAACTACAGAAGCTATCGAGAAAATGATGGCTAAAAAATCTGTTTTGGACGATTTTTTATTACCAGATTTAGATAAATAATGAGTAAAACAGCAATTGTATTAGGAGCAACAGGGTTAACAGGAGGAATTTTATTAGAAAAATTACTTGAGGACACAACATATTCAAAAATTAAATTATTTTCTAGAAGTTCTGTAGATATTAAATCTGACAAAATTGAACAGCATTTAATTAGTTTATTTCAATTAGAAAATTATAAAGAAGATTTTACTGGTGATGTCGTTTTTTGTTGCATTGGTACAACAGCAGCTAAAACAAAGGACAGTGCTAAATACAAACAAATCGATTACGGAATTCCTGTAAAAGCAGCAAAAATTGCTAAAGAAAACAAGATTGATACTTTTGTAGTAATGTCTTCTATGGGGGCAGATGTAACCAGTAATACTTTTTATAGCCAAATAAAAGGCGAAATGGAACGTGATGTTTTAAAGCAAAAAATTAAAAACACTTACATTTTAAGACCTTCTTTAATTGGTGGCGATCGTGAAGAGTTTAGATTAGGAGAAAGAATTGGCAAGGGAATTATGAGCGTTTTAAACCCGCTGTTTGTTGGAGGTTTAAAAAAATACAAAATGATTCATCCAGAAGATATAGCAAGTTGTATGCAATCACTTGCAAAAAGTAAAAACAATCAGACCATTTTTAGCTCTGATGAAATCGTAGAAATCGCAAATTCGTAATTATAGATGAGTACAGAACAACCCAATAATCCTTTGCATGGTATAAAATTAGCAACCATGTTAGAGCAATTGTATTTAGAATATGGTTGGGAAGAATTAGGATATTCTTTAAATATAAATGCTTTTAAAAACAACCCAACCTATAAATCTTCCTTAAAATTTTTAAGAACTACACCTTGGGCAAGAGAAAAAGTAGAAAAATTTTATTTAAAAAATATGATTAAATAATTATTTAATCAGCAATTCTATTAATTTATTAGTGCCTAAACTTGCTATGTTTTTAATGATTGTTAAATCGTTAAAATCATTTTCTGAGATTTGAGGTTTTGGATCTATAAAATAAATAGGTGTTTTAGGTTTTATATAATCTATCAAACTTGCAGCAGGATATACTTGCATAGAAGTACCAATAATTACTAAAATATCAGCTTTTTTGGTAATTTCAATAGCCTTATCTAACATGGGTACCATTTCTCCAAACCAAACAATGTGTGGTCTTAATTGGCTTTTTTTAGCGCATAAATCTCCTAAAGTCAAATCTTTAGTCCAATCTAAAATTAAAGAATCGTCTTTAGAACTTCTTACCTTTAAAAGTTCTCCATGCAAATGCGTAACATTTTTACTGCCAGCTTTTTCGTGCAAATTATCGACATTTTGAGTGATGATTTCAACATCAAAATGTTTTTCCAGTTCCACTAAATTTAAATGCCCTTCGTTTGGTTTTACGCTTAGTAATTCTCTTCTACGTTGATTGTAAAACTCTAAAACTAGCTCAGGATTTGCAGCAAAACCTTGTGGAGTAGCAACTTCCATTACATCATGACCTTCCCATAAACCATCAGCATCTCTAAAGGTATTAATGCCACTTTCTGCAGAAATACCTGCACCTGTTAAAACAACTAATTTTTTCATCACTTGTAAAAATAATAATTTTTATGTTTGTATGTATGATTGATGAAAAACTTTTAGCGTATTTTGAAGCGTATCTAACAGATAAAAGAAAAGCTACTTTTAAAAAAGTTCTAGAAAATAGAACTCGACATTTTACTGTGGTTTTAGAAGATATTTATCAACCACACAATGCAAGTGCTGTTGTAAGAACCTGTGATATATTTGGAGTTCAAGATGTGCACTCTATTGAAAATAGATACAGTAACACAGTTTCTAGACATGTTGCCAAGGGTTCTCAAAAATGGTTAAATCAATATAGATATAGAGAAGATGGAGATAATACAAAAATTTGTTTGGACGCTTTAAAAGAAAAAGGCTATCAACTTATTGCAACTTCACCTCATAATGAATCTTGTTTATTGCAAGATTTTGATATCAATAAAAAAACGGCTTTTATTTTAGGAGCAGAAGCAGAAGGCGTTTCAGATATTGTAAAAAGTCAAGCAGATGGTTTTTTAAAAATACCTATGGTTGGTTTTACTGAAAGTTTAAATATTTCTGTGGCTGCTGCTATTATTTTACAGTCTGTTACTACAAAACTTCGAAATTCTAAGATAGATTGGCAATTATCAACCAAAGAAAAAGAAATTTTATATTTTGATTGGGTGAAAAAGACAATAAAAAATGTAGATAAAATTGAGCAACATTATAATAGTAATTTAAAATAATAATTATGAATGTTAAGGTTGATGAATATATAGCTAAAAAAGAAAATTGGAGTAAAGAGTTAAAACTTTTACGTACTATTTTTGCTGATTTACCTTTAGAAGAAACCATAAAATGGGGAGCTCCAGTATATGTTTTTCAGGGTAAAAATATTGTTGGATTATCAGCTTTTAAAAATTACTGTGGCTTATGGTTTTTTCAAGGAGCTTTATTAAAAGACAAAGAAAAGGTTTTTGTAAATGCGCAAGAAGGAAAAACAAAAGCAATGTTGCAATGGAGATTTAATGCTATTGATGAAATAAATACAACGCAAATTAAAGAATATGTTTTAGAAGCTATAGAAAACGTAAAATTAGGAATGGAAATTAAACCAACAAAAACATCAAAACCACTTAGTATTCCTGAAGAATTAAAGTTAGCATTACATGAAAACAAAGAATTAAAAGAAAATTTTGATAATTTTTCTTTAAGCAAACAAAGAGAATTTGCAGCTTATATTGATGAAGCAAAAAGAGCAGCAACAAAATTAAAAAGACTCCAAAAAATAATACCAATGATTATTAGTGGAGTAGGATTGCATGATAAATACAAGAATTGTTAATCAACAATAATTTCTTTGATTGTAGAAACAGAATCGCACCTAGAAACATATAAACTTATGTTTTCTAATTCGTTATTTCCTGTAATATAATATTCTGCACAAGGCTTTTGTCTTGGCTTACTCTTGCCAAAATCTACATCACCAGTATGCAAAATAGTAGAGATTTTTGTAGTATCAATATCCGAGTTTAGCATCACTCTTTTAGCATTATCAGAAAAAACACGCTCTTTAATTCTAATGGTTTTTAACGTTCTTGCATCCATGCCATAATCAAACGTTGCATTTTTCTTTTGCCAGAAAAAGTAAACACCAATTGAACCTAAAGAAACGCCCACTAAATAATATCCTATTCTTTTAATTAACATGCTAAAATTGTTGACTGCAAAGTTATGTAATTTGAATAATTATTGATCTATTTAAAAGAGTTATTTGGAACGATTTTTAAAGTGATACCATAATATCAATAATTAACATCAAAAAAAATCATAATTTATAGTGATTACGAATGTTTGCTATTTTTTATAAATTACATGACTTTAAAATATCAACCCAAAATTAAATACAAATATTTTTTTCACCAAGCAACCTTTTTTAAACTTTGGTAGTCTATATATTTGTAAGGCATTAAAAACTGAATCAAGAGGCTTGAAAATTATAAAACTACATAACTCACAAAAATCGCTCATAAAAAAAGCGAGTAACAATAATAGAGAAGCGCAAGAACAATTGTTCAGGCAACATTCTCCTAAAATGTTAGGTGTTTGTAGGCAGTATGTAAAAGACAGTCATCATGCAGAAGATTTGTTATTACAAGGTTTTTTTAAGGTTTTTAAAAACTTACACACGTTCAAACACGAAGGTAGTTTTGAAGGTTGGATTCGTAGAATTATGGTGAACACGTGCATCTCTTATCTGCGAAAAAAAAATGTAATTGATTTGTCTGATGAAGACTATGTTTTTAATGATGCAGCTACAGAAAGCTTGGAAAATACCTCTGTAGAAGATATTCAAAAATTGATAGATCAATTGCCAGAAGGTTACAAAATGGTGTTTAATTTATACGCCATAGAAGGTTATAAACACTCAGAAATTGCTGAACAATTAGGCATTTCTGAAAGTACATCAAAATCGCAATTGTTTAAAGCGCGTAAACAGTTGCAACAAAATTATATTAAAATGAATACAGTAGTTCATGAAGACAAATAAATTAGATAATTCTATAAAAGAAAAGTTTGCAAATAGAACTTTGGAGCCATCAGCTTCTGCTTGGGAACGCTTGTCTGTAAAATTAGATGAAGAACCTAAACAAAAGAAAATCGGTTGGTTTTTTTATATAGGTGTAGCAGCAAGTATTTTATTATTGGTTTCAGTAAGTATGTACGTTTTTAGTGATACTTCTCAAGAAATTATTTTTGAAGATGATGTTGTGATTGAAAAAATTGACAAAGATTTAATTGATAAAAATATTGAGAATATAAAAACAGAGTTACCAATTGAAGAAGTAATAGTACAAAAAGATGGAATAAAAGTAACTCCAGAAACATCAATAAAAAAAATAATTGATAAAAAAGATATTTTAAAAGAATATAGAAATTCTACAAAAATAAAAGTTACAAAAGCTACCAAAAATGAAAATGTAGGGATTGCAAATGTTGATAAAATATCGACTGAATTAATTGAAAAAGAAGGTTTTAATGAGCCTGAAATTTTAAAAAGAGATCCAAATAGTAGTATAAAAATAAATGCAGAAGATTTATTATTTGCAGTAACACATTCACAAAAAGAAGTAAAAGCCTATTATGCAAAATATAATGTAGAAAGAGAAGATGTTTTAAAAACGATTAAAAGTGAACTGAAAAAAACAAATTTTAAAATAGATCCGAATACTATTTTAGCAGAAGTAGAAAGAACTATAGACGATGATGTTTTTCAGAATAATTTTATGAATTCCCTAAAACGAAAAGTATCTGATATTGCAGAAGCAATTGCAAGTAGAAACGATTAAATTTAATTATTTTATGATGTTGTTTTAGTACGTAATAAAAAAACATTTTAAATATCAATTAGTCATTTATCAACCAAAACAATCAATAAAATTTAAAATCCATAAACATGAAAAGAATAATATGTATCCTGTTATTGTTGTGTGCAACAATTTCACAAGCTCAAGAAAAAACATTCGAAAGAGAAGTCAGTAAAATATCAAAAAGAATAGAACGTATTGCAAAAGAACAAAAAGACTCTTTAAAAGCAAAGGTAATTGCAATTGACAAACGTTTAGATAAGGGAGAAATTACAAAAAGTACCTCGGAAACTTTAAAGAAAGAAGTTGCAGCTTATCACGCAAGACGAATCGAAAAACTAGTAAGTGAACAAGAGGCTTTGTTACAAATATTAGTGCAAGATAAAACCAATGGAAAAATTGCAAGTTCAGGTGAATTAGATAGCGATTATGATGAAGAAAATACGTTTACAATTGGCAGTAAAACCTTTATTTTTAAAGATAATGATAATTATTTTGAAACTCAAAATGAAAAAAGAGAAGCTCGTGAAAAAAAATGGAGAGATAAAGGAAGATCTAGCAGAATTACAACCTCTCAGTTTGTATTTGCAATGGGTATAAATAACGTTTTAACGGATAATGATTTATCTACTTTAGGAGACGATTATCAAACTTGGCGCTCACGTTTTTATGAATTAGGCTTCACTTGGAAAACGAGACTTACAAGAGAACCTTCTCAATTTTATTTTAAATATGGTGTATCTTTTCTTTGGAATAATTTACGATTGAAAGATAATCAACAACATGTTAAAAATGGAGATATGACAAATATCGAAACTAGAATAGATCAAGATTTAACAGAAAGCAGATTACGCCATGTACAAATGAATTTTCCTGTGCATTTAGAATGGGATTTATCTAAAAACAAAATCTATTCTGATGGAAGAAAAAGAGACAGAACTAATGAATCTGTTCGTTTAGGAATTGGAGGCTTTGCAGGTTTTAAATTAGGAACAAGACAGTATTTAGAGTACCAAGATGCTGATGGTGTAGATGTTGAAACTGTGGAGTATGATAATTATAATATGAATATTTTTAATTATGGTTTAAGCAGTTATGTTGGTTATAAAGACGTAAGTTTTTATGTAAAGTATGATTTGAATCCGCTTTTTAAAAATACAGAAACAAGAAATATTTCTATGGGAATTCGTTTAGATTTAGATTAACGAGCTATATCTGTAGTATTAAATATAAGTTTTATATTTAAATTGAGATACTTTTCAATTTTAAATTCAAAAAATATCAAAAAAGCTATTGCGTTTGCAATGGCTTTTGTTTTTTTAGCAAAATTTATACTTGTAAATATAGAATTCATAGTTTAAAATTGATAAATTTATGAAGTTCGTAATAATTAAATGAAATTAGATTTTATTTTATAAAAACCAAAAAAGCCTTATTTTTATATCCTTGTAAACCACAAATAAATAATATAAAAATGAAAATAGGAATTCCTAAAGAAATTAAAAATAACGAAAGTAGAGTAGGGATGACGCCTGCTGGTGTTTTTGCTTTGACAAATAAAAATCATACAGTTTTTGTGCAAGCAACAGCAGGTGAAGGTAGTGGTTTTTTTGATAAAGATTATATAGAGGTTGGTGCAACCATTTTGCCAACAATTGAAGATGTATATGCAAAAAGCGAAATGATTGTAAAGGTAAAAGAACCTATTGCATCAGAATATCCTTTAATTAGAGAAAACCAGATTGTATTTACGTATTTTCATTTTGCATCAAGTGAGCCTTTAACAAAAGCGATGATTGATAGCAAAGCAATTTGTATTGCTTATGAAACTGTAGAAGATGCTGATGGTTCTTTACCATTGTTAACACCAATGTCTGAAGTTGCAGGAAGAATGTCTGTACAACAAGGAGCAAAATACTTAGAAAAACCTGTAAAAGGAAGAGGGATTTTATTAGGAGGTGTTCCAGGAGTTACACCAGGAAAAGTATTAATTCTAGGAGCAGGAGTTGTGGGTGTACAAGCTGCAAAAATGGCAGCAGGTTTGGGTGCTCACGTAACCATTTTAGATATTAATATGAAACGTTTGCGTTATGTAAATGATGTGTTACCAAGTCATGTAATTACAGGTTTTTCTAGCGAATATGTAATTAGACAACACATAAAAACACACGATTTAATAATTGGTGGAGTTTTAGTAAAAGGAGGAAAGGCGCCAAAATTAATTACCAGAGATATGTTAAAAGAAATGCGTCCA
The DNA window shown above is from Polaribacter sp. Hel_I_88 and carries:
- a CDS encoding aminopeptidase P family protein; translated protein: MKSLKFLTILFITFSLNFVAQTPTDFLSKDFHKERRELLRSKMPENSVTVVFANPLRNRANDVDYVFHQDPNFYYLTGYREPNGVLVIFSDDQTAEDGTSYNEILYVQERDERAEQWNGKRLGVEGAKKELGFEMAMNASEFLKTNIDFKSFDNVYIEKFNDDYRDLGGADIFNLVKNFKINAGYDPSLFLSNMQKYVYNNIAETPIESNANVINIIDRLAIRSPEINNDELIKGYKSATTDDLKKEYQQKITLALQPKTNIDLTFLSANMATMREVKTAAEVKLITKAVRISAVGQIEVMKAMKPHMSETELQGIHEFVYKKYGAEYEGYPSIVGAGNNGCILHYIENNQTKVGNELVLMDLGAEYRGYTADVTRTIPANGKFTKEQKQIYDIVYDAQEAGIALYTIGSKMSAPNVAARKIVNEGLYKLGIIKSVDERHNYFPHGTSHHIGLDVHDPGNYRNFEENMIVTMEPGIYIPDGSPCDKKWWGIGIRIEDDILVTKNGPINLSAEAPRTTEAIEKMMAKKSVLDDFLLPDLDK
- a CDS encoding NAD(P)H-binding protein — protein: MSKTAIVLGATGLTGGILLEKLLEDTTYSKIKLFSRSSVDIKSDKIEQHLISLFQLENYKEDFTGDVVFCCIGTTAAKTKDSAKYKQIDYGIPVKAAKIAKENKIDTFVVMSSMGADVTSNTFYSQIKGEMERDVLKQKIKNTYILRPSLIGGDREEFRLGERIGKGIMSVLNPLFVGGLKKYKMIHPEDIASCMQSLAKSKNNQTIFSSDEIVEIANS
- a CDS encoding VF530 family DNA-binding protein; this encodes MSTEQPNNPLHGIKLATMLEQLYLEYGWEELGYSLNINAFKNNPTYKSSLKFLRTTPWAREKVEKFYLKNMIK
- a CDS encoding NAD-dependent deacylase, producing MKKLVVLTGAGISAESGINTFRDADGLWEGHDVMEVATPQGFAANPELVLEFYNQRRRELLSVKPNEGHLNLVELEKHFDVEIITQNVDNLHEKAGSKNVTHLHGELLKVRSSKDDSLILDWTKDLTLGDLCAKKSQLRPHIVWFGEMVPMLDKAIEITKKADILVIIGTSMQVYPAASLIDYIKPKTPIYFIDPKPQISENDFNDLTIIKNIASLGTNKLIELLIK
- a CDS encoding RNA methyltransferase, giving the protein MIDEKLLAYFEAYLTDKRKATFKKVLENRTRHFTVVLEDIYQPHNASAVVRTCDIFGVQDVHSIENRYSNTVSRHVAKGSQKWLNQYRYREDGDNTKICLDALKEKGYQLIATSPHNESCLLQDFDINKKTAFILGAEAEGVSDIVKSQADGFLKIPMVGFTESLNISVAAAIILQSVTTKLRNSKIDWQLSTKEKEILYFDWVKKTIKNVDKIEQHYNSNLK
- a CDS encoding YdeI family protein, with amino-acid sequence MNVKVDEYIAKKENWSKELKLLRTIFADLPLEETIKWGAPVYVFQGKNIVGLSAFKNYCGLWFFQGALLKDKEKVFVNAQEGKTKAMLQWRFNAIDEINTTQIKEYVLEAIENVKLGMEIKPTKTSKPLSIPEELKLALHENKELKENFDNFSLSKQREFAAYIDEAKRAATKLKRLQKIIPMIISGVGLHDKYKNC
- a CDS encoding DUF4258 domain-containing protein, translating into MLIKRIGYYLVGVSLGSIGVYFFWQKKNATFDYGMDARTLKTIRIKERVFSDNAKRVMLNSDIDTTKISTILHTGDVDFGKSKPRQKPCAEYYITGNNELENISLYVSRCDSVSTIKEIIVD
- a CDS encoding RNA polymerase sigma factor, with the protein product MKIIKLHNSQKSLIKKASNNNREAQEQLFRQHSPKMLGVCRQYVKDSHHAEDLLLQGFFKVFKNLHTFKHEGSFEGWIRRIMVNTCISYLRKKNVIDLSDEDYVFNDAATESLENTSVEDIQKLIDQLPEGYKMVFNLYAIEGYKHSEIAEQLGISESTSKSQLFKARKQLQQNYIKMNTVVHEDK
- the ald gene encoding alanine dehydrogenase, with protein sequence MKIGIPKEIKNNESRVGMTPAGVFALTNKNHTVFVQATAGEGSGFFDKDYIEVGATILPTIEDVYAKSEMIVKVKEPIASEYPLIRENQIVFTYFHFASSEPLTKAMIDSKAICIAYETVEDADGSLPLLTPMSEVAGRMSVQQGAKYLEKPVKGRGILLGGVPGVTPGKVLILGAGVVGVQAAKMAAGLGAHVTILDINMKRLRYVNDVLPSHVITGFSSEYVIRQHIKTHDLIIGGVLVKGGKAPKLITRDMLKEMRPGTVVVDVAVDQGGCFETTRATTHEDPTYIIDDVVHYCVANMPGAVPFTSTMALTNVTLMYILKIANLGWEKACENDESLAKGLNIVKGKIVYKELEGIFD